A single genomic interval of Tsukamurella paurometabola harbors:
- a CDS encoding YceI family protein: MSNVLPAGTYVVDPVHSSVEFSVRHLMVSKVKGRFDEFSGTITVAEDGTASLTADVDVTSVNTRNAQRDAHIRTADFFDAENHPKATFISTGVAEKGSNYVLTGELTLRGVTKPVQFDLEFLGTNPGMGQGEVAAFEASTVITRQDFGITIDMPLETGGKVIGDKITLTLDIEALRQA, encoded by the coding sequence ATGAGCAACGTCCTCCCCGCCGGCACCTACGTCGTCGACCCGGTCCACTCGTCCGTCGAGTTCTCCGTCCGCCACCTGATGGTGAGCAAGGTCAAGGGCCGGTTCGACGAGTTCAGCGGCACCATCACCGTCGCCGAGGACGGCACCGCGTCGCTGACCGCCGACGTCGACGTGACGTCGGTGAACACCCGCAACGCTCAGCGCGACGCCCACATCCGGACCGCCGACTTCTTCGACGCCGAGAACCACCCCAAGGCCACGTTCATCTCGACGGGCGTCGCCGAGAAGGGTTCGAACTACGTGCTCACCGGTGAGCTGACCCTGCGCGGCGTCACCAAGCCCGTGCAGTTCGACCTCGAGTTCCTCGGCACCAACCCGGGCATGGGCCAGGGCGAGGTGGCGGCGTTCGAAGCCAGCACCGTGATCACCCGCCAGGACTTCGGCATCACGATCGACATGCCGCTGGAGACCGGCGGCAAGGTCATCGGCGACAAGATCACCCTCACCCTCGACATCGAGGCCCTGCGCCAGGCCTGA
- a CDS encoding alpha/beta hydrolase, translated as MRAAWGKRAGAAVLTAAMVPALAGMGAGVAGAWGPGSAKNPPKGFKSEKVDGAGMPAVTVRSWASTTTDPAKAPTVVFLDGLRATQDVSGWERDSNVAFLSQKGINVVMPVGGTASFYTNWANTSKHGNGTYKATWGNFLASSLPNYIKSRGFSSNLSLVGISMGGGAALINAANNPGVYKRAAALSGFLNTSAPGMPVAVGVAMLDAGGYNVLDMWGGPFDANWAKNDPTVQAARLKGIKLWITASTGEPGKYTPNPTPADIVQGVPLEILAKSQSEAFKAAADKAGVSAHYDFSSVGTHTWGYWSDQVWQMQRTGWFN; from the coding sequence ATGCGAGCAGCCTGGGGTAAGCGAGCGGGTGCGGCGGTTCTCACCGCGGCCATGGTGCCCGCCCTCGCCGGTATGGGTGCCGGCGTCGCCGGCGCCTGGGGTCCGGGGTCGGCGAAGAACCCGCCCAAGGGCTTCAAGTCCGAGAAGGTCGACGGAGCCGGCATGCCGGCCGTCACGGTGCGTTCGTGGGCTTCCACCACGACCGATCCCGCGAAGGCCCCGACCGTCGTCTTCCTCGACGGTCTGCGCGCCACGCAGGACGTCTCCGGCTGGGAGCGCGACTCCAACGTCGCCTTCCTGTCGCAGAAGGGCATCAACGTCGTCATGCCCGTCGGCGGTACCGCCAGCTTCTACACGAACTGGGCGAACACCTCCAAGCACGGCAACGGCACCTACAAGGCCACCTGGGGCAACTTCCTCGCCTCGAGCCTGCCGAACTACATCAAGTCGCGCGGCTTCTCGAGCAACCTCTCGCTCGTCGGCATCTCGATGGGTGGCGGCGCCGCCCTCATCAACGCCGCGAACAACCCGGGCGTCTACAAGCGCGCCGCTGCGCTCTCGGGCTTCCTGAACACCTCGGCCCCCGGCATGCCGGTCGCCGTGGGCGTCGCGATGCTCGACGCGGGCGGCTACAACGTCCTCGACATGTGGGGCGGCCCGTTCGACGCCAACTGGGCGAAGAACGACCCGACCGTGCAGGCCGCGCGCCTGAAGGGCATCAAGCTGTGGATCACCGCCTCGACCGGTGAGCCCGGCAAGTACACCCCGAACCCGACCCCGGCCGACATCGTCCAGGGCGTGCCGCTGGAGATCCTGGCCAAGTCGCAGTCGGAGGCCTTCAAGGCCGCGGCCGACAAGGCCGGCGTGAGCGCGCACTACGACTTCTCGTCGGTGGGCACCCACACGTGGGGCTACTGGAGCGATCAGGTGTGGCAGATGCAGCGCACCGGTTGGTTCAACTGA
- a CDS encoding HpcH/HpaI aldolase/citrate lyase family protein, with translation MTPPAPLTPTTDADEPLGFRIDPVLARSWLLVNAAQPERFDAAARSRADIVVLDIEDAVAPKDKVAARNNVVDWLGREVDGKPNDGWVRVNGFGTQWWADDLEALRGAKHLGGVMLAMVESMDHITETAKRLPDTLIVALVETARGLERISEIASAKGTFRLAFGIGDFRRDTGFGGDPTTLAYARSRFTIAAKAAHLPGAIDGPTVGSKGLLLTEATAVSAEFGMTGKICLTPDQCHPVNEGLSPSPEDIRWSREFFADFDRDGGEIRNGSDLPRIARATKILDLARAYGIVVPDGLEGEHAPAPSDTFHY, from the coding sequence ATGACCCCGCCGGCCCCGCTCACCCCCACCACCGACGCCGACGAGCCCCTCGGTTTCCGCATCGACCCGGTGCTCGCGCGCAGCTGGCTGCTCGTCAACGCCGCGCAGCCGGAGCGCTTCGACGCGGCCGCGCGCTCGCGGGCCGACATCGTGGTGCTGGACATCGAGGACGCGGTGGCGCCCAAGGACAAGGTGGCGGCGCGGAACAACGTGGTCGACTGGCTGGGCCGCGAGGTCGACGGGAAGCCGAACGACGGCTGGGTGCGCGTCAACGGGTTCGGCACGCAGTGGTGGGCCGACGATCTGGAGGCGTTGCGCGGGGCGAAGCACCTCGGCGGCGTCATGCTGGCGATGGTCGAGTCGATGGACCACATCACCGAGACCGCCAAGCGGCTGCCGGACACGCTCATCGTCGCGCTGGTGGAGACGGCGCGCGGCCTGGAGCGGATCAGCGAGATCGCGTCCGCGAAGGGGACCTTCCGCCTGGCCTTCGGCATCGGCGACTTCCGCCGCGACACCGGTTTCGGCGGCGATCCGACCACGCTGGCCTACGCCCGCTCCCGCTTCACCATCGCCGCCAAGGCCGCGCACCTGCCGGGCGCGATCGACGGGCCGACCGTCGGGTCCAAGGGGCTGCTCCTGACGGAGGCGACCGCGGTCTCCGCCGAGTTCGGCATGACCGGGAAGATCTGCCTCACGCCCGACCAGTGCCACCCGGTGAACGAGGGCCTGAGCCCGTCGCCGGAGGACATCCGCTGGTCGCGGGAGTTCTTCGCGGACTTCGACCGCGACGGCGGCGAGATCCGCAACGGCTCGGATCTGCCGCGTATCGCGCGGGCCACGAAGATCCTCGATCTGGCCCGTGCCTACGGCATCGTGGTGCCCGACGGGCTCGAGGGCGAGCACGCCCCGGCACCGTCGGACACCTTCCACTACTGA